ACTAAAGAGCTATTGCAGATGCAAAATTGTATGGAAAGCAGAACTGAATTTAAGGTTTATAACCTAAAAaccttttgaatttgatttttatCTCATTTACTTTGTCTCCAATCCAGTGTCGAAGAAAAAGGGTGCTGCCAAGTGTATATCAGAGGATGAAAACACTCCAAGCACAACAAGAAAGGTAGTGACCGATTTTCATTCAGTCAAACGCAGTTGAGCATTAGAGTCTGGGTGATCATAAGTGTGTATTTGGTGTCATTGTTGGTGTTTTTGAGGGGAGGGGGTTGCATccctttttgtgttgtttaaacaCTTGCCCCTAATGTAGACGAGAGCTACACGAAAGCCCCCAGCTACATCAAAAAGAGTGAAGGCGCTGTCAGTGAGCAAGCAGAACACTTCCATCAGACGGTAAGATgcatcttctctttttcttttttttttttttcccttcttttaaacttttcaagTTTAGTACTCCACTAGTGTAATACTGACATGTCTGGTTTCAGATCAAACAGGAAGCCCTTGGTCACTCCTGCTAGAAGCATGCTGGATTCTTCTTTGATGATGGGCCCTACTCCCCTCATCACCCCACGCTTTGACCCAAGGTGAGCACATACCGCAGTGTATACAGTGTGTATTATATTTTGCTACGTGTATAAATGCAGTATTGGAGGAGGGTAGCCTAAACCTTGGGGCTCACCTTTTTCCCAATGAAGTGATGAAGAGAACGTAAGAGCCCAATCCGAAACTGTGTTgtgctagagagagagagagagatagatactttattaatccctggaggtaaatgtttgtgttgcatCAGTGTAATAATACTACAGTACACATACAAAGTAATAAGATATCaatgaagtttaaaaaactGTACTACATGCTACATGATTTGTCTTCTCCTGAAGTTAGCAAAGTTCACATTTACTGTCAATTAATGTAGACAGGTGGCCAAATGACTAGAAAACAGTTTCGTTATTTGGAAgcaaaaccacaaacatttgCTGGTTCTAGTTTCTGTCAATTTGGGTTGTGGGTAATTTTCAAACAGGCTTTCATCCAAGAGATGGTGCAAATCATTTGTAGCCTTACATTGTGGAAATACATGGCTTTTCTTTCTACGATTTTGACTTCTGGAGACACAGCATGAAAATATATGCCTAAACTTGTTGAACAAGTTGAACTGACATCTTTATGTGACTGTTATACTACAGTGTATTTAGCCTTGTTGGCACAGGTTTCTTGCCAATTTGAACTGTCTTTtatagtgtgagtgtgtggaatAAATAATTCACCACTCATGCTGTCTTTCTTTTAGACTCCCTAAGACCCCTGCTGTGAGAGTTCCTCGCCACAAAGAGAGGGTCTACAGCATTTCGGTAAACGGCTCTCCCATTGCAGCAGGCAGTGAGGACATCGTCATCAACGTCCCCATCAGCAATGGAGAGGTGGGTACACAGTTGGCTGAGCGAAGacacaatattttcttttaacagaGAAGGAAGTTAGCAATTTATTCTTATTGACACAATTAACAGGAAAGAAGTTAAATTCTTTTTATTCACTAGAGTAAAATgggtcattttatattttaaattacgATATCACAGTTTAACATGATATTGTTGACATTTCTGTATGTAAAACCTGTGTTTATGTTAAAATCAAACTTATTCAATTTCAACTGTGTTGTACGTTGATCCAGAGCATCCAGCTGCTGGCTAGTCAGATGGACTCAGTAGACCTGTCACTGCTGGATGAAACTGCCCTAAAGAGCATTCGGTTGCTGCAGGTATGTGGTCCTACAGAGAAACCAGTTGCCATTTTGAAACGGGTTATAGTGAAGCTGTAAAATTTTATAACATGCTTTTTAATCTcctaattgtttttctttttcttctttttctccctctctctgtaacAGAATCGCCTCAAAACCCTGTGTGAGACATCAGGATGACCTAACCATCAAATTTTTCAATTTGggttaaaatgtgttatttgtcagtttgttgttACTCATTTACTTTTGTACGAAAATCCAGTTAACTGCTGTATTTACTTCAACTTTCATTTTATGTCGGTagtctgtgctgtgttttgttttgtttttgagaaaaagACTAAATCCTTTTGAGGAATTATCCCTGATATCCCTTTATTTCTTTGGGCCAGTCAGACTTGTCTACATTTTGTGACTTCTATTGAAATCATCAACAATCTTCATTGTTTTAAAgtccaaatacttttttttttctgtacatatTCCACTCTTTATGGTATAAAAACTGATAAAGAATTTTACCACAGCTGCACATTTGTGTAATatggtttattttatattaaaattatgcAGGTCAATAGGACACTATGAGTAGACTGAGTAGAccgtgtattttatatttttcatgtaaTTTATAGGGAAGCTTTTTCTTATGGACACCGTGGCTTTGTACATTTGCACAGTGAGCAGCAGGTGGCAACATTTCAACGTGTAAGGTTTGGTTGGAACATTAATGACAGTTCTGCTCCACTGTCTTGCCAGAATTTAAAGTCTggacaaacaaataattttattcaGACGCCAAAAGAATAGGAGTGATttaagtgggttttttttttgtttgtttgttttttctaaagatGTAGATGcataaaacagtatttaaatgtatgtaattcAGTTTCATTACACAGTCTGAAAAGTTAAAGGAGGCAATAAAAATCACTGCTGTATTTTGCTACACCACATTGAGTTTTATTAATGATATTAGTAGTGGGTTAATAAATATGTCAGAATATTCTAAAGATGGCACTAAGATATTCCTGGCAGAGCAGTCCTTTTGTATTTGCCCTTTATAGACCACAACTGTCTTTGTTTGGAGGGACGTTAGTGAGTCACGTGACACAATGTTGGCAGGAAGTGGCAGCACGTCCCACTGCTGGCACAGGAACCTGCACTCTGACCTTCGGCAACATCATAACTCTGCCAATTAGAAGCTTGTTAAGCCTATTTAGGCCTGATGAGCTCGTTAGGGTTTGCACCTGGGATGGCGAACTGGGTCAGACTGGGCCTCACCTTGGGTGCAGACGGACGAGCATAACTCTTTGCTATTCCTGCTGTTCTCACGCGTCGTATGCTACAAAGCCAAAGCGTGAGATCTCCGTGCCCCCCCAGTTGAAAGAAGGCCTCTTCCCTCCCATCTGTATCCATCTTAAGTGCTTTATCATCTGCTGTCTCTTGCTGTGCAAACTGTGCTGCGGAGGTAAAAACCAAGTTCTGCATCCCTACAAATGACAGATGTTGTGGTCAGCAGTGCATGCAGTTCAGCTCCCTTGTTAGCAGAGCACCAAGCCCTTGCGCACCTGCTCTACATATAGAAATTTCCTAGTATTACCTCTCAAAGGATTGGatcctattttttttatttttttatttttttattctctagGTGGGTGGAAAATTGCCATTTTGCACGGATGGCTTGGTTTTCAGTAAGCACGCAGGCAGTGGCGCAGTGACAGGTGCGGTATGGATGGGGCGGATTTTGAGGTCACAGAGCAACACTGCTACATAAATCATCTGCTGAGATGTTCAGGATGAGGGACCGGAACTGTGAGACAGTGGGAGGAAGAGACACAGTACTGAGAGGCATCAACACTTATCAGCCAGTCTGTATTCGTAACTATGCTGTGCAGTTCACCTAgtcaaaaacatttcttaatgtTAAACACTTAAAGCTCCATTTAATGCTACACTAATCAGTATTCTTAGGTATTTAGCTTATAAGGGACCTGATAAGACTATTGCGCTTATTGTTGGGGTaattaataatgttaaaaatacaatcaaaaaGTTAAACCTTTTTGTCGAATTCAATAGATGCTTTTTGATGTACAAACTTCTTCATCATCTTagaccaccacctcctctgGGAGCTTGTGACACTGTGCTCAAGGAATACAATGCAGATGTGCAGATTTTGTTCGCTCATCTTTGTCTGTAAGAGCTGGTGAGACCTGGAATTTGTTACCAGGCAACATCACGCAAAAATTCCCCTTGGCACAATTGACGaggtaaataaagacaaatcaaaTATGTGTTCACTATTTGATCTTTTAATTTTAGGAAAATTAAAGACCAGGCAGTTTGAGATCGGTAATAATTAGCATTGGTTGCTCATATTGTAattatgcttttgtttgttgtacCTTGGCTGTTGTGTCGTGTCAATttggtttaattaattttatttatttttttgtttgtttttgctttgttagCTTTAGGAGCTAATTCTGGGGCAGTCAATAACTGTCCACTGTCCCTGCaaacaaagcaattaaaaaaataaaaatgaacatttagaCTCCATGAACATATTGCTCAATGAATTCATTGAGCAATAATACATGaaaggtgtgtgtttacagactGGTGATAACTGCTTTCAGTGACTGCTTCTCTACCTGCCTCCAGTCTCCAACCTCTTGTCTCCAACTTCAACCTTCACCTTCCCCATCTCTCTAACTATATGTTCCCAAAGTCTGTTATCACAAACACGTCTGACACATGAATCTGGCATGTTCCTCAACAAAACTGTTCCTTCCCCCATTTGCTGGAGCCACTGGTTAATTGAGGCCCCAGACCAGGGGAAACCGCCAAATTTCCTTCCAAGACAAATGAACCTGGCATGTTCTCCCAGCGAAATTAATTCTCTGGTGCGTCGAGGCTTCCTATAAATCCCATCCGTCAAGTGCTCCACTAATCGATTTATTCACATGCCCACACCTCCGTCTGCCACTGTCTCCGACTCAATTCATACTGAGCCAGCCAGGGGTCGAGGCTCATCTTTTGCTAAGTTCGTTTGTCAgcataaaccaaaaaaagtgtCATACACGGCTTTGTTCTGGCTGCTTCGGTGATGGAGAGTTTACAAGCTGATGGCAAAGCAAAGTGGCAGATGAGAGGAAGAAGTAAATGGGACCGAGTGGCCCCCACATGATGCGTTCTGGGCATGTGTTCGTCTGGTGGCCAGCAGGGTCCTGATGGCATTTTGATGGGCAGCTCCTCGGTCGCTCCAGGCACCCCTGGTGACGGGGAAAGGAACATCTGCTgccaaaaatgaaaagcattccTGTGAAAATTATTCCCTGCAAATGATGGGCTGCTCTGAGTAGAGGCAGGAGGTTAATGCCATTTGCTGATTGCACCGAGGTAACATTTTTCCTCGAGAGGCCTCTTGGTGGCTCTGAAATTCAGGCATGGGTTTGCACCACAATAATTTACAGAGATTCCACTTAATCTGCCATTCAAGAAATATTTCACATCTTTGGGTCACGCAGAAAGGACATTTCTTGGTAGCTTTATGCAATGCAGATGAAAGTGTCCTCGTAGAAAAACGAACACTATGAAAGTGCACCTGCCGGATGAAAAGTTGAGTTGTAGTTTGTGGACAGTGAAAGATGGTGAGACAAGATGAGATGACTTGCTCTCAGCTGATAGACATCACTTTTTCGCTTTCATATTGAGCCATCAGTCGTCTCATCTTAAATATGAAAACCACTTAAGTGATGTCTATCAGCTGAAAGCAGAGCGAGAAATTACTGTAGGTCAAGTATCATTTGAAGAGTGAAAGAGTCAACGACAGCTGAAGCATAGACACTGAACACAAATGTAGTTCGTGCTCAAATTGTCCTTTAAGCGCTAAAGGAAGTTGGAGTGTGTACTCAGTTCAGTTCAACTGTAAGTGCTGAAATCAAATCCAAGTTCAGTTTCAGGCTGCAGACAATGAGTTTGCATGTATGTCCAACCTTGTTTATTGCTTCCATAAGATCaactgtacatttactgtacattggATCTTTGATAGTGTGTCTACTATATGTGTTTGAATAAAGTTTGCTGAGCTGTTTTACAGCTACAAACACCTTCACAGTCAAGTGCACAGACGTACTCTTTCCTAACAGAAACCGCCTACGCCCGGGTTTTTAATGTGGAAATAACTTACAGTGGAAGCATTAACCTAATCTCTGTGTCTGTATTTCTGCTGGACCTGGCCTGGGCAGGGTCAAAAACCTGCTTTTCTCATTTGGTTAGATGAATATGACACGCAAATACTAGGAAGGGCGGCGGAGCGGGGACAAAATAAAGTGAATTCTCACACCATTCATTACCTCCAGCGAAGACAGAAAAGTAAAGTGACCAGAAAAATGAGAGGTGGGGCCACGGCTGGGGCTGCCTTTGAGAAATAATTAGAGCCTCTTTGCAATGCTCCCCAGCCTCCGGGAAAAATCCCCATCTTTTGTATAGTCTGCAATTGATGTTTGGTTTACCAGCCCCTCTGTATAAAGCAGACCTTCAATAAACTATATCACCCTATTTGTGAGAGTAATACAGCCCAGTGCGGTCCTCAATTAGGTATAAATGACACAGCAAATTGGAAAATTAGGAGGAGAGGGAAGGATAATTCGCTCCAAAATGGGCTAAAACCAATTCATTAGCCGAGCGGGAAGGAGACAAAGGGTCTGTTTGTGTCCTCCAGCAGAAAATCCCACTTTAAGTTCAGATGCCTTACCGTTCACCTTGTCACaggcttctgttttttttggaGGCTGGTCTTATCATTTATTATGACTCACATGTCGTTTCTAGTGTGAGGATTTACGGAGTGCGACGTCGATGTGTGAAGAGGAAAGGGAATGGAattcccacccccacccccccttgtTAATCCTGTTTATGATTTAATTGGACAAATCCTAATTGGACCGGATAGCATCCACCAATTAATGTGAACGGGGCACAAGTTAGGTAGCTGTTCACATTTTGGCCGGATAGTGATAGTGAGCACTGTGCGGCTCACTGAGCCACCGTGATGCCGCCcacagcagagaggaggggaggcTACTGAATGTCCTTCAACTGGTTGACCTGGCTTAAGCTCAGGCGAGTCTCCACTTTGTCGAACTTCCCTGTTAAACACTTTCAGAGAGGACAACTCTGTGCAGACCCTCATCTCTCCCTGACTATGACTCTAATGGTCCTCTGACTTAGAATATTTGGTTCAGAGGATAATGTCTGGACAAATATGTGATGGACTGACTCAAAATATAGTACTGACGTTCACGATCTGTAGAGAATGAACTGATCTCCAGACCTTTCATCTAGCGTCCatcttggggaaaaaaataaaaacctttaaaaagtcAAGCTGAGTTTTGGAGACAACCAGTGGTATTTTCAGTGACAGACCAGCAAAAGTAATTGAACTGACAGCCACTGTTAGGATAGTTTCTACCTTCCATTGCAGTAATAAGTTCCCAGATTTTCCAGTTATTATTTCCGTCAcatccttttttaaaagttgacattttttcaaagtggTGCTGTCACTAGACCTTATTATTAATGCTCAGCTACAGGTCTTGCGCTCTCCTATTCTTTTAATCGATCTCATACACTGGGTGAAATTTTATGTGATGTAGTTACAACCTATATGACCCATATGTTGGATAATACACAACCGCAGACACCTGCTTTTAAAACCAGCTGCTTGTGTGATGCTGGGCGTTAAAGGGCATCCATTTCAACATCCTCCCTGCCCTGTGCCTTGTTTGCTTTCTCCATGCAGATCTAGTGTGGCTAAATCTCCGGTCCAGCTGTGCGATTCTTCGCACAAAACAATGCAGAAATGAAGGTGGGGGTGAATGTACTCCGAGGCAAATTACACACCGGCTCTTGGATCATTTGAGAAACACCTGTCTCTCACGGATTCATGGCAGCCGACCTACATGATAGAATAAGTCTGGGGATCAATttgtcttcatttctggctCATCGTTTTATTAGATGCAGTGGTGACTGATATGATTAGGTGGTGTGCATCAAGAGTAATGGAGTCTCCTCTTCCCGTGCACTTCACATagcacaaatataaaatatttttacataggAAGAACAggactttatgtttttttgtcatttaaatgtgcaACAAATCATTCTAATATTGAATGATCTGGTGATGATCATTTTCATTGTTAGTAGCGTTTTgatgaaaagaaagaatgaaaaaatgtcatttattttgtgaTGGATCCTgtccagtatgtgtgtgtgtgtacgtgtgtgtgtgtgtgtgtgtgtgtgtgtgtgtgtgaattaatTTTAGGTAAGATTGAGAAGCCTGCAGATCTTAAACACCTGAAACCAGATGCTgtcccctttttcttttatagTTATGTCCCATTGCTCTGGTATTTTGGTATTTCTTAATAAAATGAGCAAACTATAGGCCATGTAGTCATTTTTCATGTGACAATGAGCATAGTTCACCAACATTAGCACcaatttgcacattttcttttgatcaTTGGTTGCTTTTTATGACAAAGAAAGTTTCTTCACTCCTTGATTAAATAAACGCCTAAATAAATAGCATATAAATGAAGCCACTATAACCCACCTTTAATGCATTAccacaaagtatttttaaacacttttaaacacTTTGAAGTCCACATATCTACTGTGTTGACTTCTTaggaaaaaatgtcatttaagtttcagttttacatgtattttttaaagacaagCTATAAAAGGTTTTCTATACTGAAAGGAGGGGAGAGTGCAAAATTAGCAGTGCGAGATAATACAGCATCACATAATTCCATGTAATTGAGCGTACACGGTATTTGCAGCACCAGGCTGAGTCACCAGGGAACATCAGAGCCTTTTCATTAAACGGTCACACTGAGGAGAAAGAGCTCAAAATAAAGCCAAATATGGAGAAATGGCTGACAACAGTTCTGTTCCTTAAGTTCTGAATTAGGTTACTTTGCAAAGTCCTTTTACATTCTCTTGAATATAGTTTTATTGTGcaaatctatttttgttttgaatcagTAACTCCTGCTGTAATGGTTGTCTCATTACTGAGAGGACGaaagaagacaagaaaagaGAATGGAGGAATGTCAGAATGTGGATAAAGAGCACCTTTCTGTTCCATGGTCTACATGGCAGAAAGATATATTTTCCAACTTACCTCTTGTGAAATTTACCCCTGCAGATcgtttggttttatttgagcGGCTGTAGCTGAAGTTGTAGCTAAGTTCAAGATTTCTGTCTCAACACTGGTGGAAATGAATGTTCGTCCAAAAATTACGAGTCGATGGCAAACCACTATCTGTGCACTGGcagtattatttatttgaagCTTCTTGCTTATGAAGCCTGTGGATTATCCAGAGTTATCC
The nucleotide sequence above comes from Channa argus isolate prfri chromosome 1, Channa argus male v1.0, whole genome shotgun sequence. Encoded proteins:
- the cdca8 gene encoding borealin; translation: MAPRKRTTKKQKNNPKTAKLEAFLDDFDSEVKTRVGQMKEKLNQLLKDVDNSYNMALIKLPMAIRKMSWLEHCKSEKPKSPGADNTQQREEETAAVKSVEAEDHALLLQSVKKMSKKKGAAKCISEDENTPSTTRKTRATRKPPATSKRVKALSVSKQNTSIRRSNRKPLVTPARSMLDSSLMMGPTPLITPRFDPRLPKTPAVRVPRHKERVYSISVNGSPIAAGSEDIVINVPISNGESIQLLASQMDSVDLSLLDETALKSIRLLQNRLKTLCETSG